CAAATgcaatttgattttgagtttgaaaataaaatgggCCAGTGTATTGACCTTCTACTTTGGGTTCATtccaaatttgtaatttaagcatgattttgtcaaaaaaaaaaaaaaaaaagtatgaataaTTTTTCCTGTCTTTACAGGcttgaaaacattttattttttagcgtTTGGTTGCATTACTTAAAAGGAACTCTTGGGCTAGGACTTTTGTACAAGCCCCTCCTTTTTATATATGTGATGGGTTTTAGTAATTTTGATTACGCTAGTAATCATTTTGATAGATGGCCATCTTTGATTATTGCACTTTTATTGGCGATTATCTTGTTACTTGACATAGTAAAAAGTAGAATGTTATTGCTCGTTCTAGTGTTGAAGTTGAGTATCAAGTTGTGGCTCATAATGCATCTTAAATGTTATGGGTTCAATATCTCCTTCTCAACTTGGGTGTTGATATTCCTATTCCTATGCAGATGTATTGTGACAATCAAGTTGCTATCTTTATTGCTAATGAATCTTGTGTTCCTTGAATGTACCAAACATATTGAGGTTGGTTGTCACTTCATCAGAATTCATTAATGAAGAAACAAATAGGGGCTTGACCGATTAACGCCCAGcacctttcttttctctttgtctctctcacTATTCTCCTATTCTTTTTCGTCTCTCTTACCCCTAATTCTTCATATTTTAAGATTCAACTTTCTTTTATAGGGGATGAGGATGGGGATGGAGATAAAGAGCTGCAGGCGCTCTTACACTTGCTTAGCCCCATTGAAATCCTAGTTGCATCAGCTGACAAcattgaaatttttatattttgctgGGTAAAATGATATCGGTTGATATTGACTAACAATAGTCATTGGCTGCCATAATACAGATAGGGGATACTGGTTAAACAGAGGTAAAGGTTTTCTAATGTTGGTTCATGATGGGATATTTGAAATAAGGGAAAAGTAACCGGATTCTTAAAataaagctaaaataaaaagtagtgtAGGACCTAcaaataatacataaattaaGCAAAAACCCAACTTATAATCCaatgccaaacgcacactaataTGAAGACTTGAGGCCCCTACTTAAAAGAAGGCATTTTCATTATGACTAAGAACTATCTGCAATTATAGGGTTGGAAACTCGGAATACATGTATTTGCTATAGTTTCTACAAATGAGGGCAATCTTAATTAGCCGAAAAATTGGTAAATGCTCAATTTCATCAGGTTTCTAATCTGTTAAAAGTACTATTGTCTTTGTACATCCATATATGCTCTCTTTCTTCTGTACATTAAGTGTGTTAGTAAGATGAGACTCTAATATGTAGCCCATTTGGTGCTTCAACTCTTGGAAATTTCATTAGTTTATCACCTCCAATCTCTTCCCACCTGCAATGAAATGAAAACTGCATCAGCTAAAGGTTATTTACTTTGTTACTGCAGTTTTCATCTGGACAAAGAGATAAGGGAGGACTATACGTGGTGGGCCACTAGTGTTACCTGTATCTGGTTATAAAGTAGTGTAGGAAAGTGGAAATTTCTGCTATTCCCAGTTCTTTTCCAGGACACTGCCTTGTGCCCCCTCCAAATATCAATAAGTTATTTTGACATTCCAAACTCTTATCCTGCATTTTACAACCATGGTAATTTTGTTGCTTAgaatataatttcaaaaagtCATCATcgtgtttaaaattttaaatgacgtaACATTGGATACACTTTCAGATTTTTTATATTCAAGTTGAAATATGAAAACAAATCTgtttcaaatgaaaataatactTTTCCAATAAGAGTGTGAATAGAAGAGCCACCTACCATCCATCTCCATGGATTGAAGGTTAATGGTTCTGGATATAGAAAAGGGTCATAGTTTATCTCCCTTGTATAAACATATATTCTCCATCCTTTTGGAATCACAAATCCTgcagaaacagagaagaaaagttGTGGATAGCACTTAGCAGTCATTAATCCACTGTTGACAAtagttaaagaaaaaacaaacaaagaaccTATGGCTATAAACATGGCCCACAGCCTTGTATTTGACCAGTAGGTCATATGGTCAAGCACACTATTTTATTGtcttaaaaattacaaaacaacaGTTCCCTcttaaaattattcttaaatgGAGTGATTTGCCTATATTGGCAGCTAATGCTAAGTTTCAGACTTATTTATTGCTATAGGACTATAATGACAAAAAGGGTCGTGCTAGCTGCATAAATAGCTTCTTGAGCCCATAAAAAGACTGTAGAAACTATAGCACAAAAAGGGATCATTTTATTCATACTAACTTGCTTTGattagattattaaaaaaaaaaaaaaaaaaacttgctttgattttttcaaacttACCATTTAGCTCCATATCTTGAGTGGTTTTCCTTAAAACCCCATTAACAATTGTGGCTAATCTTGATGTCTCAAAAATGACCTGCATTAGAAAAAAGTAGAACCAcatcatattttattaaatttcatatacTACCAAAAAACAGGATGATGTACTCAAAGCCACAAATTTATTACCGCACGAGTGAACCTCATAGATTTAAGGTCATTACAATCAATGGGATCCTCAGgccttttcctttctctaattgCCAAATGCTCTTTCTGCAAATTTCAGAGATATAAGTCAGTGTCACAGGCATGTCATACCAGAATATCAACattaaaaatcaaagagattttATGAGTACAGAGATGATGAGGTCCCCTCACCacttttatttgttaaaataaacattattattctgcgatttttttttttaaaatgttcacTCACTCTTAGTTCTTGAAGAGCTCTTGGATGATCATGGAGATACTTGACAGCCATCATTGAAGTAGTTGAAACAGTTTCATAACCGGAATACAAAATTGTAATTATTTGATCAATTATTTCTTCATCAGTAAGTTTGTATCTATTTTCATCACTTCTCATTAGGCAACCAAGCATGTCTTCGTGGGTTTCCTTGGAAGCTCTTCTTTCATCTATTAGCTGTGTCAACATGcttacaatattttttcttgCCTGTAAAACATTGTGAAGCACATGTATAATTATAAATCTACTAAAACTCCCATGTAAAACTATGCTATAACTGAGAAAATACTAAGCAATTTACCTGGAACCCACGACGATAATTTGTTCCTGGAAGATCAATAGGCAATGAAAGTGTCCCTAAAACCAGCTTAAAGAACTCAGCCATGAATGGTTGGGATATTGAACAGGATTCAATACCAGCAATCTGCTTAAGGGATGAGAGAAGAGCCATCTGCAtaacaaagagaaagaagaactgAATAAGTAACAAGTTTATAAAATTGCATTGTCCTGAGGGCTTAGGATTGTGATTATGATGAAAACCTCTTTGGTCTTTTCTTGAATGTTGATGATATGGTTATCCCAGTTGTTAAGGTGGCTTCTCATGAAATCATCAATTTTTGGCAAAAGCTGGTCTCTGATTATGGTGGGGCTAATGAGGGCAAGCAATGCTCCTCTCATGTACTTGTGGGTAGAGCCATGGACTGCTGCAATGTTGCATTTTCCTAAGATATCTAGCATAGACCGTGGGTAGCCAGGAACAAGGCCTTTTGCCTCATTCATGAGGATGTACCTGTTGAGCTCAGGATCCATTGATACGATGGTAGGACAGCCCAGTATGTGGGACTTGAAAAAACTGCCATA
This DNA window, taken from Quercus robur chromosome 2, dhQueRobu3.1, whole genome shotgun sequence, encodes the following:
- the LOC126714391 gene encoding cytochrome P450 85A — translated: MAVFILVLVAVFVLCICSALLRWNEVRYRKKGLPPGTMGWPVFGETTEFLKQGPNFMKNQRARYGSFFKSHILGCPTIVSMDPELNRYILMNEAKGLVPGYPRSMLDILGKCNIAAVHGSTHKYMRGALLALISPTIIRDQLLPKIDDFMRSHLNNWDNHIINIQEKTKEMALLSSLKQIAGIESCSISQPFMAEFFKLVLGTLSLPIDLPGTNYRRGFQARKNIVSMLTQLIDERRASKETHEDMLGCLMRSDENRYKLTDEEIIDQIITILYSGYETVSTTSMMAVKYLHDHPRALQELRKEHLAIRERKRPEDPIDCNDLKSMRFTRAVIFETSRLATIVNGVLRKTTQDMELNGFVIPKGWRIYVYTREINYDPFLYPEPLTFNPWRWMDKSLECQNNLLIFGGGTRQCPGKELGIAEISTFLHYFITRYRWEEIGGDKLMKFPRVEAPNGLHIRVSSY